The Herminiimonas arsenitoxidans sequence TTAGCCGCGCTTTACGTATTATTCGCGGCAAGTATAGGTACAGCCAGCTTCAAAATCGGTTCATCGACCTCATGTGTCAGCTTGCCGGACACGACGGCACCGCCGTGCATTTCAAGTGCTTTGTAGTTTACATCCCCAGTTATGCGGGCGCGCGGCTGCAATTCAAGCAATTCTGACGAAAATACCGGGCCAACAATTTCACCATTGACAAGTAAATGCGCGACACGTACTTCGCCTTCGACCCGGGCGTGCTCGGAAATCACCAACATACTGATTTCATCCGCCTCGGCGATCACATCGCCTTTCACACATCCATCTATACGCAAGCCACCTTTGAAGTGCACATTGCCGGTAATTATCGTTGAGGCGCCAATCAGGCTATCTATCGTACTTTTGGTTTTACGGCCGAACATGATGACGCTCCTTCACAAATTTGCAGACTGTTGCGCGCGCAAGGCACCTTTTTCCAGGATCTTGATCTGGACGGATTTGACGATAGCGCCTTCTGGTACGGTAAACACACCTTCAATACGCTGATAATGCTTGAACGAAAGCTTGAATTTCTCCAACTCGTCCGATTTAGGTAAAGTCATGATAGCACTTTTGCCACCCTGCATTAGTGTCACAACGAGCTGATAATTCCCTATGAAATCATGCGCGACTTTGCCGCCTTGCATGATTAACAAACGGTAACGCAGTTGCGTTGGCTCCACCATTTCTATCTTCAAACGTCGAATGGTAATACCTTGCGCACCGGTATCGGTAGGCAACAAGCTTTCAAAGAAAGAAAGATCTTCCTTCAACTTGGTATTTTCGGCTTCCAGAGTTTTAATCTGACGCGACAATTGTGCCTGAAGAGATTGCTCTATGTTCAGTTGGCTTTCTGCTGCATTCACCGTCGTTTGAAACTTATCCCGCTCGGCACTGACTTGCTTGAGTTGCTCCTGCACTTCGACCAATTGAGCCGACGTTACCGCAGGTTTGAAACCGGTAAAGCTGCGACCCAAATCATAGGCCCACATTGCCATTGCACCGCCCAAACCCACCACGATCGCAATGAATACCGCGCGCAACGGCCACGGGAGATGATTTTTGATCGTCATCCGTGGTGCCGAGATCGACCAGCGACGCAGCCATAGCTTGCGCTGCAAGGATTTAAAAACCGGTTTCGGCTTGCTCATGAATCAGATACGCATCATTACGGCAGAACCGGAATATGCATCAAACCGGCGGTTTCATCGAAACCGAACATGAGGTTCATACATTGCACAGCCTGGCCAGATGCACCTTTGACCAGATTGTCCTGCACCACCAGCACGACCAAGGTATCGCCGTTATCCGGACGATGTAACGCAATACGCAACATATTCGATGCACGTGTAGAGCGTGTTTCAGGATGCGAGCCAAACGGCATCACATCGATGAATGGCTCATTGCCGTAAGCTTTTTCAAACAGAGCCTGCAACGCTGCGTTATCGATATCCTTGGTCAAACGCGCATACAAGGTCGAATGCATGCCGCGGATCATAGGCACCAGATGTGGCGTGAACAACAAGCCAACCTTTTCCTTGGTCAGCAAACGCAGACGCTCCAGCGTTTCTGGCGAATGACGGTGGCCGGATACGCCGTAGGCTTTGAAGTTGTCGCCAGCCTCCGAGAACAACGTCGCTACTTCCGCCTTGCGACCTGCACCAGAGACACCGGATTTGCAGTCCGCAATCAAATGCGAGGCATCAATGACGCCGGCCTGCAACAAAGGTGCAAGGCCAAGTTGCATCGTGG is a genomic window containing:
- a CDS encoding bactofilin family protein, with translation MFGRKTKSTIDSLIGASTIITGNVHFKGGLRIDGCVKGDVIAEADEISMLVISEHARVEGEVRVAHLLVNGEIVGPVFSSELLELQPRARITGDVNYKALEMHGGAVVSGKLTHEVDEPILKLAVPILAANNT
- a CDS encoding DUF6776 family protein — translated: MSKPKPVFKSLQRKLWLRRWSISAPRMTIKNHLPWPLRAVFIAIVVGLGGAMAMWAYDLGRSFTGFKPAVTSAQLVEVQEQLKQVSAERDKFQTTVNAAESQLNIEQSLQAQLSRQIKTLEAENTKLKEDLSFFESLLPTDTGAQGITIRRLKIEMVEPTQLRYRLLIMQGGKVAHDFIGNYQLVVTLMQGGKSAIMTLPKSDELEKFKLSFKHYQRIEGVFTVPEGAIVKSVQIKILEKGALRAQQSANL
- the argC gene encoding N-acetyl-gamma-glutamyl-phosphate reductase → MIKVGIVGGTGYTGVELLRLLATHPEVELTAITSRKEDGLPVADMFPSLRGRVNLAFSSPEKAKLTECDVVFFATPHGVAMAQAPELLAAGVKVIDLAADFRLQDIAAFEKWYKIPHTCPELLKEAAYGLVELNRDAIRKARIVGNPGCYPTTMQLGLAPLLQAGVIDASHLIADCKSGVSGAGRKAEVATLFSEAGDNFKAYGVSGHRHSPETLERLRLLTKEKVGLLFTPHLVPMIRGMHSTLYARLTKDIDNAALQALFEKAYGNEPFIDVMPFGSHPETRSTRASNMLRIALHRPDNGDTLVVLVVQDNLVKGASGQAVQCMNLMFGFDETAGLMHIPVLP